The region GGTGGACATACACCATTTATGACTGCACGGGTGGTTAAGTCTAACTTCCTACTTTGCAACATGCATatggaaaataaaagaatttggTTGATCAATCTATTTCTACTCATAGACAAACATATACTAGTGTTACTAGGGCCCTTGTCCACTTATTTCAGTATGATGACTACCACCTACAATCAAAGATTGTAGGCTGGATGGAAATCTGACCTATATTAACATCATTAACTCTAGAGAACACCCTGTAGATCACAATTTTTGCTAGAAAAAATTTTTCACTGCCTGCTCAACAATGTACCAACAATAGCTTTCTATAAACTTGAAAAACtgattatttacatttttaatgatttaaacAGGATGAACACGCTATTAATAAAGGACTAAAATGGCTAGGTCACTGACATATATTTACAAGCAATTATAAGTCTAAatcattttttaacaaaattgtaaattcactatattaaataaattgtgCAACTGGTAAAGTCCAATAGAACATAGATCGAAGAATGAAACCCTCAAAGTGAACTCAATaatgatatttctttttctttcgttATCTTTCttgcaaaagaaaaatgtaatattttatgCCTTATCCTATCTCATATCATTGTAAGTTCTTTAATACAGAGGAGCTCAGAGAAGCTGGTTCAGAAATCAGAATCCTTACACAAAGAGCCACCATAGGAGCAAATACGTATACAACATGATGTTATGTTACCTtgaataaatttgataaaataaattatacaatTCAAAACCTTGCTCTATTCATAGTGACATACATGAAAAAGCATTAGCAGAACTAGGAGCAAGCATAAATGTCATGCCCCATAGTATTTTCAGGAAATTAGGATTAGGGAAGCCTAACCAACTAGGATGGAGTGGTTGCTAAGAACCTTGTAAGGCAAAACTTACCAAAAAGGAAGGACATAAATGAGCCAAGCTGCAAGTAAAAGACAAACAACTAAACAATTTCTCAGTATTGAACAACACACCTGAGATATGAATGTCCTTGTAGTATTAGAGCTCATCAACTTGGACTCTATTGCATTCTGGATCCTGTCAACAATACTCTCCTGATTCAAAAGGCTTACCTGACCATTCATACAAATAGGTAAAATCAAGCTTTTACATGGTAGGTAGATTTAGAAGTGCAATTGCAGAAGTGATGTGCAAAACCACTAAGATAGATAACTGTAAACCTATCTTGAACTCAAAAGCATGTttagcaaaaacaaaaagaaagattgtccattcaaatgaaattaatttgttGATCTTATTTCAGTAGAGTTACCAAGGATACCTCTCTCTTTGTTGGATGTATATTTACATCTACATGCTCAGGTGGCAGGTTGATAGACATATAAATGAATGGTTTAGATGCTTTTGGCAAAGTTGCAGAATACACAACTTCTATAGCTCTCTTCAGTGCTGTGCATTCAACCAACCTATCTGAATCCAAAAACACCGGTAAAATTATTAGCAAAGTAAAACATGGaggtttaaacaaaaattattgcaTATGCAACCTTAAATCCTATTTTCTAATTAACATGTTCCCTTTTGTTCCAATACTTCAAGAAGGCTTTCCAAAAACATTATCAATGAATTAAGAAGTGAAAAATGGTAAAAGTATGGACAGTATTAGAAGATAAATTAATTGGAGGAttcattttttcaataatattgtCACGTTGCATACAGATGAAGTAATTGAAAGATTGATaaaagaagaatgaatgaagTCATTCAAAGCATCAACACAGATTTCTAAAAGTGCCAAAAGCACTTCaaaatttaactaataaatGCTTGAAACAATAACAAGTTTCTTGGATAATGGGGAAGTGATATGGTTTGAGAACTTGGAAATTAATCACATCAAGTATTTCCTTTCTCCTGGAAAATTGTAtctatttcattttaatattcATTCACTCCAATAGCTGTCATGacaaacataaattattttagtgCTTGTTATACACCTAAACAAAGTCAGAAACTAAAAGGAAATTTTGCCTTTGCTCCCAAACCAATTAATAGTACTTCATAGCCTCCTTCATGTCTCTGATTCTCAGCCATGACAGCAATTTAACCTTCAAAAGGAAAATTTGCCTTTGCTCCCAAACCAATTAATAGCACTTCATAGCCTCCTTCATGCCTCTGATTCTCAGCCATGACAGCAATTTAACTTTCAAAATACTCCTGGAACATTTTCCACCAAACAATAACACCATAAAAGCTAAGCCTTTGTCAAAGGACGATTACTAAAACCCATGTTCACAGATAAATAACCATGATTATCCTCCACCTGAATGATACATGAATCAGCACGTTAAATACTGCCTTGTTATATCAAGCAAAAAGGTTGGATCCTTTCTGCCAAACAATCTTCATCTACTCAAAGTTTCAAACATCCTACAAATTCTTATATTAGAATAGCTGGAAAATGTTCCATCCTATCCCATCTCTGTTTAATTTGGGACCAAGAACATTGGTCTTGTCGAAATGTAGAAGATATTAAAGCTAACCAGAGTTCTGAGAACACTAGCAGGGATGACTTGCCACCACCCCAGATGAGACTGAAGGATATTAAGGTGGAATTTGAGAGCAATAATCTTCCTTGGGATCATCTTAACCTTCCAAAACATAAGTTATATTACACCACAAGCAAAATAGGACTTGTCATACCTAACATGCATTCATATATATTGACAGCAAATGATCATCCATATTGATTATTTCGCAGGTTACCTTTCCAATTTAATTTCTGTGCACATCAATTCTAGATATCAATACACATGTGTAGTTTCTCtctttacattatttttatttgcttaaatAACACAACACTAAACCTACTTCTCCTATTTGGATTTAAATTAGTTACAGAAGGATAATTCAAGTTTAACACTAATTGTCCTAATCTTCACAACTTAGTTTCTAAAGCCATGTCAACCATAATTTCCTAGAACAGAGTGCATTTCAAAACCCTGTTGCCATACCATTAATGAAGAGCACCATTGTCGTTTTCTTTGCCGCGTaatttgcatttgaaacaaagCCATCCATATTGAAAACTGAACAAGCAGGATTATCATCTGATACAGTTATTTCCAATAAATCACGTGCAACATTAACTCCATAGACGTTCCTGATAGCTTCCAGCCTTGAAAATGCAGCGACTGTGTGGACATCAGCCCTATTTGCACCATGCTGactcaaaacaacaaaattgttAGAATCTCAAATCCAAGAACAACAGTAGACTTGCGTTGTGTTCTGTCACCAAGAATAACTGACCTTTCTACAAGAAAAGCTCACGTTCATGTAGTGAATTGCAAATCGGCTTATCAGGTCTACAACCTTTGGATAATCATCATTGGAGTTCTGCAAATTTTTTCTACGAGCTATCATGTTATAAAACAGGTTTTCGACCTGGAAAATGCAGTTGGAGAAATTAAATCCTGTTATGTTACTTCAAATGAAATCTCCACCCGCCATAGACCTAAATCCTAAAAAATGATTGTAAAATCACAGGTAAATATAAGACTGGAAACTTTTAAGCATATGAGAAATGTAtctaaatacaaaagaaaaatgtgTCACCATTATCTGAGTTCCTTTTACTGCAGCACAAGGTCTAGGCTCCTGCTCCATTACTCCATCTCTGTAGGAAGCCctaaaaaggaaaaggaaaggatATGATGTTTATAGGCTTTCATATGAAAGGTATAGCACAATATTACAAGAATggtataaaattttcttttgaggGACAAGCACCTATATCCATGCAATTGGCCTTCAGTTATTGTTGTAACAGTGACATGACCAACATATGTCATACTGGCCAAAGCCTCCCCTCTAAAACCCATTGATTTAATTGTCTGCAAGTCTTCAAATGTGGATAATTTTGATGTGGTGTGCCTTTCACATAGTATTGCCAAGTCTTCATACTGTGGCACAAcacacacaagaaaaaaatcaatgtcatATGCCAAAAATAACAAAGGGGTAATATTCATCAAACAGGAGCATGAATATAACACGAATTGAATATATCAATCAGAACCATCTGCTGAAGAGAAGTATACTATCCGATATCCATTACTTCCAATGATGAGTTCTATATGTGTCAAAGAGGGCACAAAACTATCTGTATTCAACATCTATTATGTGATTTTCCACTTATTTTACCAACTAAACATCAACCTTCCTGCTACTTGAAAAGGTTAGGAACCAACCAGATAATATTTTCCAACTTTGACACAATTTTAACCTTGAAGGATTTTTATCACTTAGAATTTTATTACACTGAAAGTTCAAATTTTCTACCAAGAGGGACCGTCTTTGCCCACACTTCCTTCGTGAAATTACAGCACAGTCAAACACCAATTTTCTATCTTGCTACATAGAAAGTTCAAATTACCTATCAACCTAAAATCATATGACACCACCAAATTTGTCAAAATGAAGCAGCAATCACTAACAAGGTAAAAAACTTCCACTGAAATATAATTATGACTAACAAAGGGAAAACAGGCAAATTAATGTCCTTCCATGGAGATATCATCAGAAAGAACCACTCAGATTTGCCCTGACTTTTCCTCCTAAGTGCACGATTGAACGAACAAAACAAATTCAAGCAACGCATTGGGGGTATCACATGCAAGAGAGGGAAAGTACCCGGATGCCATGGCCATTATCAGAAACCTGGATGAGCTTAAGTCCTCCATCCTTAACAACGACGGAAATTGAAGTAGCGCCGGCGTCGAGGCTGTTCTCAACAAGCTCCTTCACCACCGAAGATGGACGTTGCACCACCTCCCCTGCCGCGATCCGGTTCACCACCGATTCCTCCAGACGCCATATCCGCGGTGGCTCCTTCCTCGCCACCGCCGTCGCCTCCTTCTCCTCCGGCGTCTCGACGTCCTCGCGCTCGTCGACCTCCATGAGAGCTCCGGCGACAGAGAAGGGACCAGTTAGACCTTGCTTGGAACGAGTGCAGCGAggatttataaaaataaggCCTTGCTTGGATGAGTTTTGGGAAGGTTCATGAAATAAGGTAAGGTAAAAGGTATAATCAGTCGAAAATAATCCATCGatctttctctcttgtctctctaTTTGAAATGCTCTCAACTATccctttctttaaaaatatgccCTAcctagagggactaagtggacacatttcaaaaagtagagggactcgATTGAGAGCATTTTAACTAAGTGTagcattttcaaaagtagagagcTAGTCGGGAGACGTTTTGATAGAGAGGACCAAAGAGCGAGAgagaaaaaatagagggaccaactagggtataaTACCAAGGTAAAATAAACAAAGTTTTGGGAAGGTTCACGAAGTAAGATAAGgtaaagtaaaggaaaaaaaaaaggtaagggTTGAACTTATATCATGTTTGGGGCAAGAGTAAAgtaaaaaaagattatttaattttttgtgtttaaattggaggtaaaaaaaagtaagggttgatattaatattaccaaaatatccttgatatgtcttgtgttttcaatatttgttatcttaaagtaataaacataaaacaatattatcaaaataggATATCTTTAAAAGATATAAactcaatattaaaaaactaattatttaattataaattataaattttatgaaaaaatcactatttattgttaaaccagaataaatcaaaatattttattataataaaacaaaatacacatTGTTACAATGAAATATtcaaactatataatattttatcacaacaaaacaaattaaacattggTTCATCCAAATATTCAAAGTACATAATATTCTATCACCACAAAACAGATTACACAttgttttatcaaaatattcaaagtgcataatattttatgataacaaaacaaaatacacatAGTTTCATCAACTTAAAGCAAGGTACATAATGTTCTATCaagttaaaacaaaatacaaatagtTCATCAATTTAAAGCAAGGTGCACAATGTTTCACTaagttaaaacaaaatacaaattgtTTCATCAAGTTCAAGCAAGATACACATTGTTTCATCAAATTCAAGCAAGATACATATTGTTTCATCAAGTTAGTCAATATGCATCCATCAAATCCTCCTACCAAAACAATAAAATGGTTGTCATGATTTAAgtaaatgtataaaaaattattcaatgttGGAGAGGAAAAAGATGTTAACCTCCCACTTTAAACATGTGGTTCTCCACCATTGCCCATCAACCTCAACAAGAAGTTCATATGATGTTCATTCTTGCATTTAATGAAACCTTCCAACACCTTACGATCTCTAATTATGAACATATAAGCATCAGTCAAAAAAGGCTTGTAAAAATCCTAAATCGTAAGTatgccccacacatcaaactCTTCAATTGGCTTTGGGTTCGTAAAACATTCCCTTATAACATTTTTTGTTGAGTCATTTCGCCACTTGAGATGCTTCGATCATTGCATTTGTAGATTGAATGATAGCATTAGCCATGTAATCAACTGATACAGACAACGTGTGTAGATTCTCATAAATATCAAATCCACTTACTTTCTTGGACCTAGAATACTAGGTGATTCAAAGCGAGGTTGTTGACTTGTATGCATCGGTGACGTTGCATTTTCAACCTCATTATGATGTAcatcaacattttcatttttactcaCATTTTCCAAGTTTGCCATGTTTTGGTTAACCATGAAATCAATGTCATCTATTGTGTTTTGTTCAA is a window of Dioscorea cayenensis subsp. rotundata cultivar TDr96_F1 chromosome 5, TDr96_F1_v2_PseudoChromosome.rev07_lg8_w22 25.fasta, whole genome shotgun sequence DNA encoding:
- the LOC120260613 gene encoding DNA mismatch repair protein MLH1 isoform X1, whose protein sequence is MEVDEREDVETPEEKEATAVARKEPPRIWRLEESVVNRIAAGEVVQRPSSVVKELVENSLDAGATSISVVVKDGGLKLIQVSDNGHGIRYEDLAILCERHTTSKLSTFEDLQTIKSMGFRGEALASMTYVGHVTVTTITEGQLHGYRASYRDGVMEQEPRPCAAVKGTQIMVENLFYNMIARRKNLQNSNDDYPKVVDLISRFAIHYMNVSFSCRKHGANRADVHTVAAFSRLEAIRNVYGVNVARDLLEITVSDDNPACSVFNMDGFVSNANYAAKKTTMVLFINDRLVECTALKRAIEVVYSATLPKASKPFIYMSINLPPEHVDVNIHPTKREVSLLNQESIVDRIQNAIESKLMSSNTTRTFISQPINSTAICLFGGKKETQPNSPFSGTKSQKVPVSKMVRTDSRDPFGRLHAYMPDLSLSQHEKQSDLTSVRHAVRLRRNPREASDLNSLHELAREIDSDVHTSLWDIVKNCTYIGLADDTFALLQHETYLYLMNVVNVSKELMYQQAVRKFCHFNAIQLSDPAPIQELLMMALKEEDLESPNEECDDLKKKIAEMNTELLKQKGGLLDECFCIHIDQQGNLLRLPVILEQHTPDMDRVPEFLLSLGNDVDWEDERECFQTISAAIANFYAMHPPILPNPSGSGIQFYKKTKDQTSYDLTTSANIEEDIIDQDLLAEAETTWAQREWSIQHVLFPAMRLFLKPPKVMATNGTFVQVASLEKLYKIFERC